tccctttggtttcgttgCTTCATGCATACTGATACTGTAATCAGAGATATGAGTAATCCACAGGAATTTGAAGAGGATCTCTCGGAGTCGTCTGCATCTGTCGAAGAGTCGAAACTGCACGCTTCGGGCATGGATTTCGATGGTGAAGATAGCAGTAAACCGGGAGATGGTTTCGTCGCTCTCAACGTCGAAGAACTCATCGTTAATGCAGCTGAACGGTGGGAGCCTTCTTCTGCGAGCCCGCGATCGCTTGTAACTCTCTTGATGATCTCCTCATCCTCCTTTCCCTTCCAGCATCATGGATTGGAAGAGGGATGCATCATGAAGCTTAATTGATgtctacaatcatgaaggtaaaggagGTGAAGAAGAATCTATCAAGAAATGGATCAGAGGCGGGCGGTGGCGGAGGAAGACAATCCGTCGCGTTGTCAACCGTAGGTGAGTAGTCCCTTTCGTTCTCATGGATGGCAGTGATCGGAGGTCGACGTCGTCTTTCGCTCGCCATGGCAAGAAATTACCCAGAGAAACAACACCGCGCAGGTGGGCCCACAGGGAGGGACGAACATCCAAGAACGGTACACGTGGCGATCGCGGCGGCGGGAGGGCGGTGCAGGAGAGCAGGCGGCCGACTGCGGCCGTCGCGGTGGTGCAATCCGAGGCGAGTCCTGTTCGTCTTCGCCTCCTTGTAAGCTTCGTGTCGTCAGTATATGCTTGTAAGCTTTAAGCGGTGAAATTGCTTCCCTATCGTCACTGCAAGTCGGCGCGTTGGGTGCAGGTCCTGCATGGGAACACTGATACTAGTCTATTTCACCATGGCTATGGGCAGGATGACCACCACCGCTTCTGGTGATCCTAACTGATGCGAAGAAGACAGCTGAGTCCCTCATATCCCACTTGTTTGTgccaagaaacaaaagaatagaaaaCAGAGAAAGGAGTTTGAAACTGGTAGGATGATACGTAGAgagacacgagagagagagagagagaggagagagagagagatgtgcggTGTATATAGTGCATAAAATTTGATGCATATCTAATTATTTGGAGATGAAGCTCCAATGCCTTCTGCCCGGATCATCATCGCCCAATGGTCGGCGGCCCCTATTCGTCTCTGCAAGCTCTGCTTCTCCCCAAGTAAATGAGATGAAGAGAATCGTTGACACGAATGATTTAAAGATTAAATCTTTGCTATCGAGATAATTGAAATAACAAATCTTGCATCTAAATAATGAAGAAAGATCGGATTTTGATACCATTCTTGGGGCTCTGTcgatctcggtgatctccatgccaGCGACGATCATACCGGGCACGACCTCCCCGATGAGGCGGACGCTGTTATCCTCCGCCGCGTTCATGTTGAGGCGGCCTTCCTCGACGATCCGGTTCTCGGCGGCTACCGTGTTGAAGAACTTGACGTTGGGGCGGGCGAAGCAGCGGCTCGTGACGGTGGAACGAGAGCGTGGCGTACCACGACACAGTTATCGGCCTCGTCATTCGGTACACCGAGCTAGTCCAGGAAGAGGTTGGCGGGCTTGTGCCCATGGCGGAGAAGAGCTGGTCGCCGAGATACGTGGCGGCAGGTCATCTAGCGTGACACAATCGACTCATGGACTCGAAAGGAAAGGATGAAGAAGCATTAGTTCAAGTCAAATGAAACACCATGAACAATTCATATGCATACACCCAAAAGGCTTGAAAGCTCGATGTTTTCAGTAGCTGCAGTCATGTTCACAATGCACTGACAACAAGAAGGTAGATGGTAAGAACACAGACATACTTCAACATCATCACTCAATCACTAATAAGTAAACATCAGACTCAAGTTTGCAACAACAGTATCCAAACATAATCTGCTCTTAACACAAATAGGTTTATAGAGATGAGCCATCCAGGGATCTCCTAGTTACAGCAAAGTCTTAAAGCACGAAACAAGAAACAAGCTATATGATGGGTATGTCGTGATGGAAAGCTGTTGAGCACACAGTATGTAGCTACTTACAAACCATCAATTTTAATGTGTTCTTTCTTCACAATCCAAACATAATAAGCTCTTAAGACAAATAGGTTTATATAGATGAGCCCAGAGCCATCCGGGGATGGGCTCCTATGGTTACAGCAAAGTCTTAATGCATGCAACAAGAAACAAGCTATATGTATGTCTTGATGGAAAGCTATTGAGCCCGGTGTGCAGCTACTTAGAAACCATGAATTTTAATGTTTTCTTTCTTCACAATCCCTGCCTGCACAATAAAAATGACAAAAGACATACCATCATTTCACCACCATATGACAGAATATAGTTTTTCCACAGTGACCAAATCTAAATAGTACCTGAACTAAGAAATTGGAAACGTTCTTCCGCTGGTCGCCTTGAAGTTGAATGaccttaagaaaaaaataaaaataaaaaacacatTCCATTAGTCAAAAGTTAGCCCTCAATTTTAGCACATCAAACAAAAGTGGAAAAACAATACCTGGCCCAACTCGGGGTCCTGGACCACAGTACCATTACAGCAGAATTCCTTCTTCAGATCCTTCAAGATCTTGTTgtagctgaactctttcttcaatCCTTGCACTGTGGTCAGACTCTTCCGGCCGTTCCGTTGCTGTATACGAATATGCACATACTCCTTTGTTCCAGCATCAGAGTCGTCAGCATTCGCATCAGCAAAAGGATCTACAGCAGAACAGAAAGGGTTGCCAAGATGTTGTAGCATGATAAATACATTTGCCTATTTGTGCAACGAATCTGCAAGGACTGGTGGTAGGACTTTCTGAACATACCAAAAGCAGTTGGGATCTGGGCGTCGAGATCAGACATGAACACTGGAACTGGTTAGAGAATGACCGAACAAAAACTAACTGGCTTTGATCAAACCTGAAAATCATGCAATTTTTAGAAACTGTTAACATTCAGTTGACAATGAGAGAATAATGCTTTGCATTTGCTTCAGGAGAAGATCATTCAGTCAGCTATTAGTACACAGGTGCATTTGTAAGGACTGAAAAGAAGTCATGCATATGGGGATCATGACAAACTATGAGCTTATTAAAATAGATCTTTTTTGGGTTCAATCAAATGACCAACAGCATAGAACTTAGAAAAGACAATGCAACTAAATCTAACAGAATGACCCAACAGAAGTAACAATAGCACTCTAAAAGGATGACTCGTCATACAAATCATAGCTGCAGGAGAAAATGAACTCAGGCATACAAGCAACAAAGTTAACTTATTAAGGCTTTGCTTCCATTGACAATGGTAGTAGATGTGATGAAAAACTGAGTTACTATGTAATAAAAAATAGCTGCATATGATCAGGCAGACTCAAaggttagaaaaaaaaattatatagtcaTTCTCAGATGGATGCAATAGTGGTTACCATCACAGTTTCAGCTGCTAAAGAACAGTGTAAAAAATGTTACATTCTATAGAGTTAAACTAACATCCAATGTATTTTATAGGGGGTGATGGGGTGATAAAGCATTTTATGAAAATGTGAAAGAGCCATCATCCATCATCATTTCTAGAGAATGTTGTCCAGTCCATATTGCCTACATCTAAAATAAACTTTGCAACTGCTTCACTCGATCTTGGTTAATGTTTTAAGATCTTCAAAGAGGTTAAAAGAAatccttttctctttttatttaaGGCTCAAAAACAGAAATAtcaatggaagaaaaaaaaaatgcaagggTGAAGTATGTTATCGTACAAAAATACACATCTTTAGCCCTATTTCGAATGCCATCAAGTCAGATTCATGCAATTTAGTTCACATATCGGATATGCTGGCATCAAATAATATATTGATCAACATCCACCAAAACTATTGACAACGTGCACCAGACTATTGCTTCAGATAACAAAAGGGTTCAAGTGATGCAACAAAAAGCAGAGCAATAACGAAGAACACCTCAGAGAGGATCTTTACTAGCTTTCTAACTCACAGCACATACACAAACTAAAATACCACAAAAGGCAGAACAAAATATTCTTTCTTGTATCTTTGCCATATGGGCAGAAACTATAAGCAAAGTAAAATGACTAGTTTTGTCCTTAAAACAAACTTCAGATCCTCAAAATGGTTCATTGTCCCTAAAACCAGTCTCTTTTGCTTGTGATATTCCCCTTCAAACATAAACatgataaaaaagaaataaacaaaCTAATCTATTTTGATTCAAAGAAATATCTTTCTCTTGTATCTTTTAACCCGCTAGGTTTCACCAAACAACCTATATTCCCAATAAAAAGTTCCATTGCTGATCCGCAGGGAATCCCATCAGGCGGCACCAGTCTGAATAAATCGAATCGGATACCAAAAGGATCACCAGAAGGAAAGTCAACAAGGTCAAGACATACACCACAAATCCAAATCAATCAGCAAAACAACCGTAAAAGCCCTTGAGTTCATGACCGAATCAGCCAATCGAACGCATCAAAGAAGGGATATTTTTGGTCGACAAAAACAAGGAAGAAAAGATCGGATCTTTGATATATCACCTCGCAGAGGTTATTGAACACGCCTGTCGCTGCAATcacaagcagaagaagaagaagattttgtGGCTACTCATTCGCCCCCTTCTCTATTATTTATGGATCACATTATtcgatttttttatataataatattgaccACGGAAATCGATTCCGCGGCGGCCGCCGCGGTAAGAGTACTTAGGTCGCTAAGCCATCGATGGTCTCGATGCCATCGCCTCACAAAATCAAACGCTTCCCCGAACTATAAAGCTAAATGGACGGTACATACGCTTCGCGACGGAACAAGGCACTCTCTCTCCATGGCGGTGGGATCACGATACGGACGGCTGCGATCGCCTTATCATGTGACCTCCTCGATGGTCGTGAAAAGATGGTCTGATGCTGCATTGCCTCAGATCAACAACTCTCCGACTTAAAAAGCCCAATGGACGATGCAGATGCTACGCGATGGCACAAGGTATTCAATATCGATGGCGGTGGGATCGCGATATAGACGACTGCAATCATCTTATCATATGGCCTCCTCGATGGGCGCGACATCGATGGTCTCGATACTACATCGCCTCAAATCAGCATCTCCGTGAACTAAAAAACAAAATGGATGGTGCAGATGCTACGCGATGGCGATGCGATCGCAATGTGAACGGCTGCGATCGCCTTATCATGTGGCCTCCTCGATGGCCGTGACATGACGGTATCAATACCACATCGTCTCAAATCAACGCCTCCGTGAACTTAAAAGCGAAATGGACGATGCAGATGCTACACGATGGCACAAGACATTCGATCTCGATGGCGGTGGGATCGCAATACGGATGGCTGCGATCGCTCTATCATGTGTCCTTAGATGGGGAAAACACACTGTCGGCATCTCTCTTTTCCCTAAATTAGTCACTGCATGAGACTAATTAATTTGGGAGACTGCTGCGAAAGATTGAGTCAATTTTATACCGAATTGACCAAATTTACTTCAAAGAATTACGACAATGGTCCACTGGGAGCAATATAACAGATGACCTCTCTAAGGAGTAGGCACTTCTAGTTCTTGTCTGCAACAAGTTTTCCTCCATACAAACTGGTCATCGGTGATCAGCAATATGACTGTAACCATTACAGGAAGAAGTTACGAGTCCGATGAAGAAGACAACAAAGATTGGAAATGCAGCCATAAATCACCTATTTTGCTTGTTTTAATCAGATATTGTTACAGTtgataaatcatcaaaagtttgctTCTTGTAAATCGATGAGAGTGGTACAACTATGATGGTTTGTTTGGATGAACACATGAGGCATGTGACTATGGTTTTACATGTATTAGGATCAACAACAGGTTGAAGCATAACTCCAGAAAGCTTCAGATCAAGTGAGATGGCCTCCGTCCAATTATTATTCATCAAGTCAAGTAAACCTCGCATGGTGATGCTGCTTGGAATCAACCCTATCTGTGGAATCTATATGCACCAAAAACTATGTTTTCTTGGCCTGCATTTGTGAGAGGTCACAGGAACAATGGTATTTTCAGATGTCACATTAGAACATATTTCCAATCTAATAAAGATAAACTCATAGAGGAAATTGATGATTGAGAAACTCTCACGGTGTTTGTTGTACATGAATAAAAGTATAGTAGTACCAAGAACAACCTGGGTTTTTCAACTTCAGGAATAATGTCTAAAGATATAAAATACAGGAGCTTTCTAAAGTTCACTTTCTATCACAAGATTTTACCCAGAAAAGGCTAAAATCGCAACACATACAATTATGAGTAAACAAGATTGATATGATAGTGATGTAAATGCAAAACTATCCTGACAAATTTCCCATGATTTCTATAGGATATAAATtggaactcataaacaagatagTACTACTATAATGAATAAAAATGCCTTTTAAAATAAGATAAAGAAAATAAGGTTATTATGGAAAATCTGTCCATCATTAATTACCAGAAACAAAGTCAAGCATGGAACAAGAATGGTTCTTTTGTTTCATGGAACAAGCATGAAACAAAATGATATCTAATGGAAAACCATGATGATGATAAATATTAATCCCTATAAGTCCATGAATAGAGGCAGCTACATGGTCAGATAAAACTGGACTGCCTTTAGCAAACATTATTGATCCAATGTGTCCTCTGATGTTCCTTTTTCTATTAAAGGAAGCAAAGAAAAAGGTGTTGTTCTTAAAAATGAGCACGAATGAAGTACATTCGATGACATCAAAAGGAAATCACAACTAGTAAGATGTAATTCTATCCCAAAAAGAAATTGCTGAATGCTCATGTTTTTAAAATTAGTAGTCCAGCATTCTAATCTGAAAGGCAGGCCTAATATGTGCTAACTATCATCTTTGTCACCATGGCATTGATAAAATGTAAAGCGGAACATGCTTCTTAGATATATATGGTACTCTACTGTTACCAGTACCAAGAAAATCAAGGACAACTAA
The DNA window shown above is from Musa acuminata AAA Group cultivar baxijiao chromosome BXJ2-4, Cavendish_Baxijiao_AAA, whole genome shotgun sequence and carries:
- the LOC103982857 gene encoding uncharacterized protein LOC103982857 isoform X2, which encodes MSNPQEFEEDLSESSASVEESKLHASGMDFDGEDSSKPGDGFVALNVEELIVNAAERWEPSSASPRSLVKEVKKNLSRNGSEAGGGGGRQSVALSTVGGPTGRDEHPRTVHVAIAAAGGRCRRAGGRLRPSRWCNPRRVLFVFASLSCMGTLILVYFTMAMGRMTTTASGDPN
- the LOC103982857 gene encoding uncharacterized protein LOC103982857 isoform X1, which gives rise to MPSAIQQMDTLQLEFEEDLSESSASVEESKLHASGMDFDGEDSSKPGDGFVALNVEELIVNAAERWEPSSASPRSLVKEVKKNLSRNGSEAGGGGGRQSVALSTVGGPTGRDEHPRTVHVAIAAAGGRCRRAGGRLRPSRWCNPRRVLFVFASLSCMGTLILVYFTMAMGRMTTTASGDPN
- the LOC103982858 gene encoding protein translation factor SUI1 homolog 2; translated protein: MSDLDAQIPTAFDPFADANADDSDAGTKEYVHIRIQQRNGRKSLTTVQGLKKEFSYNKILKDLKKEFCCNGTVVQDPELGQVIQLQGDQRKNVSNFLVQAGIVKKENIKIHGF